The DNA sequence TCCAGAACCGGCAGCGGTTTGCCCTGCGTCGCCTTACTCGGACGGCAGGACCACAGCGTGCGGGTATACGGGTGAGTAGCATTTGGCAGCTCGGCAGCCGGTAACGTATCGAGAATATCGCCCTGATACATCACCATCACGCGTTCGCAGTGCTCGGAAACCTGCTGTAAATCGTGGCTAATTAGCAACAGCCCCATGTTGCGATCTTCCACCAGGCGGCGGATAAGCGCCAGCACCTGATCGCGCATAGCGTGATCGAGCGCGGAGGTGGGTTCATCGGCAATCAGAAATTGCGGATCGGCAATCAGCGCAATCGCCAGCATCACACGCTGTCCCATCCCGCCGGAAAGCTGGTGGGGATAGCGCTGCATAAGCTGAGCGGGCTGCGGCAGACCTACCGCATCCAGCATGTCGCAAACTTTCTCTTTAATCTCTGCACGGCCCAAACGGCTATGCAGCTTCAGCGGTTCCGCAACCTGCCAGCCAATAGTTCGCATCGGGTTCAAGGCATATTTCGGGTCTTGCATAACCATTGCCAGCTTGCTTCCGCGAAGCTGGCTCCAGCGACGCTCGTTTAGCGTCAGGGCGTTTTCACCGGCAACGCTTAGCGTGTCGGCATGCAGCTGGAGCGAAGGCGACAACAGGCCCATCAGACTACGGGCGGTAAGCGACTTGCCGGAACCGGATTCGCCGACCAGCGCCACGCGTTCCCGGCCCTGGCTGAAGCTGATATCTTTTACCAGCGCAGTACCGGTTGCGCTGGCGATATGCAGACGTTTTGCGACGATCAGCGGGGAATTTTCAGTTGGCATTTCGGGTATCCAGTCGGTCACGCAGG is a window from the Pantoea sp. CCBC3-3-1 genome containing:
- a CDS encoding ABC transporter ATP-binding protein, encoding MPTENSPLIVAKRLHIASATGTALVKDISFSQGRERVALVGESGSGKSLTARSLMGLLSPSLQLHADTLSVAGENALTLNERRWSQLRGSKLAMVMQDPKYALNPMRTIGWQVAEPLKLHSRLGRAEIKEKVCDMLDAVGLPQPAQLMQRYPHQLSGGMGQRVMLAIALIADPQFLIADEPTSALDHAMRDQVLALIRRLVEDRNMGLLLISHDLQQVSEHCERVMVMYQGDILDTLPAAELPNATHPYTRTLWSCRPSKATQGKPLPVLDRAALEAHREHD